The Methanoculleus marisnigri JR1 genome window below encodes:
- the pyrB gene encoding aspartate carbamoyltransferase, with amino-acid sequence MYHIISIRDFERSDLDYLLDRAQEFDTGKYRPGMLDDKLVALLFFEPSTRTRMSFATAMARLGGRSISVDSVEASSIVKGETLADTIRVVSGYADAIVLRHPKEGAARLASEFATVPVINAGDGAGQHPSQTLLDLYTIRQSMPVDGIDVGLLGDLRYGRTAHSLALALSLYGVTLHTIAPVGLEMPANIALELRERGMEVVEHPNVEEAIRELDVLYVTRIQRERFPDSASYYNVASSYRITTDLLDGVKERLMILHPLPRAGEIDPAVDRTPYARYFEQARNGVPIRMALLHEVMK; translated from the coding sequence ATGTACCACATTATCTCGATCCGCGATTTTGAAAGGAGCGATCTCGATTACCTGCTTGACCGGGCGCAGGAGTTCGATACCGGCAAGTACCGGCCCGGAATGCTTGACGACAAACTCGTGGCGCTTCTCTTCTTCGAGCCCAGCACCAGGACAAGGATGTCGTTTGCGACGGCCATGGCCCGGCTCGGCGGACGGTCGATCAGCGTCGATTCCGTGGAGGCGAGTTCCATCGTCAAGGGAGAGACGCTCGCGGACACCATCCGGGTGGTGAGCGGCTACGCGGACGCCATCGTGCTCCGCCACCCGAAGGAGGGGGCGGCACGGCTCGCAAGCGAGTTCGCCACGGTGCCGGTCATCAACGCCGGCGACGGCGCGGGGCAGCACCCGAGCCAGACGCTGCTCGACCTCTACACCATCAGGCAGTCGATGCCGGTCGATGGGATCGACGTCGGACTTTTGGGGGATCTCCGCTACGGCAGGACTGCGCACTCGCTGGCGCTCGCCCTCTCCCTCTACGGCGTCACGCTGCATACCATCGCGCCCGTGGGGCTCGAGATGCCGGCAAACATCGCCCTCGAACTCAGGGAGCGCGGCATGGAGGTCGTCGAGCACCCGAACGTCGAGGAGGCGATCCGGGAACTCGACGTCCTCTACGTGACGAGAATCCAGCGCGAACGGTTCCCGGACTCGGCATCCTACTACAACGTCGCGTCCAGTTACCGGATCACGACCGACCTTCTCGACGGCGTGAAGGAGCGGCTGATGATCCTCCACCCGCTCCCGCGCGCAGGTGAGATCGACCCCGCGGTGGACCGCACGCCGTACGCGCGCTACTTCGAGCAGGCGAGGAACGGCGTGCCCATCAGGATGGCGCTCCTCCACGAGGTGATGAAATGA
- a CDS encoding CoB--CoM heterodisulfide reductase iron-sulfur subunit A family protein, with product MTEVAVIGAGVAGIQAALDLADHDIHVHLIEREPTIGGHMAQLDKTFPTNDCSMCILSPKMVEVARHPNVTIHTCSEVEGIEGEVGNFLIRVRKHPRYILEDECNGCGDCIAICPVEVYNRFDAGIGVRKAIYKPHAQAVPDIVVKDNEHCIECGLCYDVCGKEAILREDEERLLEIEAASIVVATGYATFDARNKTQFRYLIIPDVITSLEFERMINASGPTGGKLKRLSNGKPPRSVAFVQCVGSRDISVGRPYCSGVCCMYAMKNAMLIREKNPDVEVTVFYNDIRAYGKGYEEYYERARSLGVRFVRGFPGEVLEENDHLTMVAENTETGEVETFHPDLVVLSVGLEPATEADEVARMLGIPRDESGFFGVADQKVGPVLTVKPGIYVAGTATAPRDIPDSVAMGGAAAMRAYLDTIRVG from the coding sequence ATGACTGAGGTCGCCGTCATCGGCGCCGGGGTCGCGGGCATCCAGGCGGCGCTCGACCTCGCCGACCACGACATCCACGTCCACCTCATCGAGCGCGAACCGACCATCGGGGGGCATATGGCCCAGCTCGACAAGACGTTCCCCACCAACGACTGCTCGATGTGCATCCTCTCCCCGAAGATGGTCGAGGTGGCCCGGCACCCGAATGTCACCATCCACACCTGCTCCGAGGTCGAGGGGATCGAGGGCGAGGTGGGGAACTTCCTCATCAGGGTCAGAAAGCATCCGCGCTACATCCTCGAGGACGAATGCAACGGCTGCGGGGACTGCATCGCGATCTGTCCGGTGGAAGTCTACAACCGGTTCGACGCCGGCATCGGGGTCCGGAAAGCAATCTACAAGCCCCATGCACAGGCGGTGCCCGACATCGTCGTCAAGGATAATGAGCACTGCATCGAGTGCGGACTCTGCTACGACGTCTGCGGAAAAGAGGCAATCCTCCGCGAGGACGAAGAGCGTCTGCTTGAGATAGAGGCGGCAAGCATCGTCGTCGCGACCGGTTATGCGACGTTCGATGCCAGAAACAAGACGCAATTCCGCTACCTCATTATCCCCGACGTCATCACGAGCCTGGAGTTCGAGCGGATGATCAACGCAAGCGGCCCGACGGGGGGCAAACTCAAGAGGCTCTCAAACGGCAAGCCGCCCCGGAGCGTGGCGTTCGTCCAGTGCGTCGGCTCCCGCGACATCTCCGTCGGCCGGCCCTACTGCTCCGGGGTCTGCTGTATGTATGCGATGAAGAACGCCATGCTCATCAGGGAGAAGAACCCCGACGTCGAGGTCACCGTCTTCTACAACGATATCCGCGCATACGGCAAGGGTTACGAGGAATATTACGAGCGGGCGAGGAGCCTCGGGGTCAGATTCGTCCGCGGGTTCCCCGGCGAGGTGCTCGAGGAGAACGATCACCTGACGATGGTCGCGGAGAACACCGAGACCGGCGAGGTGGAGACGTTCCACCCGGACCTGGTCGTGCTCTCCGTCGGGCTCGAACCTGCCACAGAAGCGGATGAGGTGGCCCGGATGCTCGGCATCCCGCGGGACGAGTCCGGGTTCTTCGGGGTCGCCGACCAGAAAGTCGGCCCCGTGCTCACGGTGAAGCCCGGGATTTACGTGGCGGGAACCGCCACCGCGCCGAGGGACATCCCCGATTCGGTTGCCATGGGCGGCGCGGCGGCGATGCGGGCGTATCTTGACACGATCAGGGTGGGATGA
- a CDS encoding DHHA1 domain-containing protein, with amino-acid sequence MSLENDVRRAADLICDADSVTIVSHIDADGISTEAILAQALTRESMPVESVFVRQLEPMAMRHVPKDGSLKLFADLGAGQQNLLEEHGLSADEVLILDHHVGQPCGTAYPQVNSLDHGITRMSAAGIAYLVAKAIDPTGIDLAKLAVVGNVGDMMARENCGLVGPAREIVQDGVEYGNIVVQDHDLNCYGTSTRPVHVCLGYCDDPYIDGISNNANAALRFLERLGVELKNPRGGWLVWEELPFDDRRTIISALAQQLIAHGRDTDRLLAETYIFPDESERTPLRNASEYATLLNACGRWAKPKVGSSICRGERGEAYRDAEHMLAHHRTVIRDLLQYILDAGVTERSHLQYIHTGDRFPDTIVGIGAGMALSKLNWKKPMMVLAAMVDEPEVMKVSMRTNEWALGHGVDLCEALVEASAAVGGAGGGHRIAAGAFIPHDTEEEFVDGVNRILKRQFASADPNDS; translated from the coding sequence ATGAGCCTCGAGAACGATGTGCGGAGAGCGGCGGATCTAATCTGCGATGCGGACTCGGTGACGATCGTCTCCCACATCGACGCCGACGGCATCAGCACGGAGGCGATCCTCGCGCAGGCGCTCACCCGCGAGAGCATGCCGGTCGAATCCGTCTTCGTCCGCCAGCTCGAGCCGATGGCGATGCGCCATGTCCCAAAGGACGGGTCCCTGAAACTCTTCGCCGACCTCGGCGCCGGGCAGCAGAACCTTCTCGAGGAACACGGCCTTTCCGCGGACGAAGTCCTGATCCTGGATCACCACGTCGGCCAGCCCTGCGGCACGGCCTACCCCCAGGTGAACAGCCTCGATCACGGCATCACCCGGATGAGCGCCGCCGGGATCGCGTACCTGGTCGCGAAGGCAATCGACCCGACAGGCATCGACCTCGCCAAACTCGCCGTCGTCGGGAACGTCGGGGACATGATGGCCCGCGAGAACTGCGGGCTGGTCGGCCCGGCACGCGAGATCGTCCAGGACGGCGTGGAGTACGGCAACATCGTCGTGCAGGACCATGACCTGAACTGCTACGGGACGTCCACCCGCCCGGTCCACGTCTGCCTCGGCTACTGCGACGACCCCTACATCGACGGGATCTCGAACAACGCGAACGCAGCACTCCGGTTCCTCGAGAGGCTCGGTGTCGAACTGAAGAACCCGCGGGGCGGGTGGCTCGTCTGGGAAGAACTCCCGTTCGATGACCGGCGCACGATCATCAGCGCCCTCGCCCAGCAGCTCATCGCCCACGGGAGGGATACCGACCGCCTGCTCGCCGAGACCTACATCTTCCCCGACGAGTCGGAACGGACGCCGCTCCGGAACGCCTCCGAGTATGCCACCCTCTTGAACGCCTGCGGCCGGTGGGCGAAACCGAAGGTTGGGAGCAGCATCTGCCGCGGGGAGCGCGGGGAGGCCTACCGCGACGCCGAGCACATGCTCGCCCACCACCGGACGGTCATCCGCGACCTGCTCCAGTACATCCTCGATGCCGGGGTGACCGAGCGGTCCCACCTCCAGTACATCCACACCGGCGACCGGTTCCCCGACACCATCGTCGGGATCGGGGCGGGGATGGCGCTCTCCAAACTGAACTGGAAGAAGCCCATGATGGTGCTCGCCGCGATGGTGGACGAGCCGGAGGTGATGAAAGTCTCGATGCGGACGAACGAGTGGGCGCTCGGCCATGGGGTCGATCTCTGCGAGGCGCTCGTCGAGGCGTCGGCGGCGGTGGGCGGCGCAGGAGGCGGGCACCGGATCGCCGCCGGGGCATTCATCCCCCACGATACAGAAGAGGAGTTTGTTGATGGTGTCAACCGAATACTCAAACGACAGTTCGCTTCGGCGGATCCGAACGATAGCTGA
- the pyrI gene encoding aspartate carbamoyltransferase regulatory subunit, with amino-acid sequence MSAKDPSRGLLVSPIKNGTVIDHITAGEALNVLRILGITGSTRECLSIATNVESKRMGKKDIVKIENRELRTEEVDRIALLAPQAKINIIRNYKVVEKKGVEIPEVIRGVVRCPNPGCITNTDEPVASTFEVLDKGLHCLYCDWLIKDDIANHII; translated from the coding sequence ATGAGCGCGAAAGACCCGTCACGGGGGCTGCTCGTCAGCCCCATCAAGAACGGAACCGTCATCGACCATATCACGGCCGGCGAGGCGCTGAACGTCCTGCGGATCCTCGGTATCACCGGGTCGACCCGGGAATGCCTGAGCATCGCGACGAACGTCGAGAGCAAACGGATGGGGAAGAAGGATATCGTCAAGATAGAGAACCGCGAGCTCCGCACGGAGGAGGTCGACCGGATCGCCCTGCTTGCGCCGCAGGCGAAGATCAACATCATCAGGAACTACAAGGTCGTGGAGAAGAAGGGCGTGGAGATCCCGGAGGTCATCAGGGGCGTGGTCCGGTGCCCGAACCCCGGCTGCATCACGAACACGGACGAGCCTGTCGCGAGCACGTTCGAAGTGCTCGATAAAGGGCTGCATTGCCTCTATTGCGACTGGCTGATCAAGGACGATATCGCGAACCACATCATCTGA
- a CDS encoding phosphopantetheine adenylyltransferase, with amino-acid sequence MKVMVGGTFDPLHAGHRKLLARSFELAGPDGEVTIGLTTDEFAGAKVHPVHNFEKRLENITSFIREHGYTAAWKVEPLVDRYGSALDADFDILVVSEETFPVAVEINERRRERGKRKVDLHEISCVLAEDGRRISSTRICRGEIDRHGRLIR; translated from the coding sequence ATGAAAGTGATGGTCGGGGGGACGTTCGATCCCCTGCATGCCGGGCACCGGAAACTCCTCGCCCGTTCCTTCGAACTCGCCGGGCCCGACGGAGAGGTGACCATCGGGTTGACGACCGACGAGTTTGCCGGTGCAAAGGTGCATCCCGTCCACAACTTTGAGAAACGGCTTGAGAACATCACGTCGTTCATCCGCGAACACGGCTACACCGCAGCGTGGAAGGTCGAACCGCTCGTCGACCGCTACGGCAGCGCCCTCGACGCCGACTTCGATATCCTCGTCGTCTCCGAGGAGACCTTCCCGGTCGCCGTGGAGATTAACGAACGCCGGCGCGAGCGCGGGAAAAGAAAAGTGGATCTTCACGAGATCTCGTGCGTCCTCGCCGAGGACGGCCGGCGGATCTCGAGCACCCGGATCTGCCGGGGGGAGATCGACCGGCACGGCCGCCTGATCAGATGA
- a CDS encoding nascent polypeptide-associated complex protein, which produces MFPGKINPKKMKQMMKQMGMEMEELEGVEKVVIYTPAGNYVFDEAQVVATTMQGATTYQLTGEARFEEAVPEIPDDDVVLVASQTGATEEAARAALVETRGDIAEAILKLAQQ; this is translated from the coding sequence ATGTTTCCAGGAAAAATAAACCCGAAAAAGATGAAGCAGATGATGAAGCAGATGGGCATGGAGATGGAGGAGCTCGAGGGCGTCGAGAAGGTCGTCATCTACACGCCCGCGGGAAACTACGTCTTTGACGAGGCTCAGGTCGTCGCGACCACCATGCAGGGGGCCACCACCTACCAGCTCACGGGGGAGGCCCGGTTCGAGGAGGCCGTCCCGGAGATCCCCGACGACGACGTCGTTCTCGTCGCATCCCAGACCGGGGCAACCGAGGAGGCCGCGAGGGCGGCGCTCGTCGAGACCCGCGGCGACATCGCCGAAGCGATCCTGAAACTCGCGCAGCAATGA
- a CDS encoding bactofilin family protein, which produces MKVYRHGDTYIAPKGSFFDGNVKIDGNFITPPETHIWGNMVVAGRLELGPGSTVGGFVEAESIVVGHDAKIKGPVRVLETATICDNASLHSIKAGGNVTLRPGVDVGAVNSDETIFVYGKVTSERLFGRAVKVYGT; this is translated from the coding sequence ATGAAAGTTTACCGGCACGGGGACACGTATATAGCACCGAAAGGTTCCTTTTTTGACGGAAACGTGAAGATAGATGGGAATTTCATCACCCCTCCCGAGACGCACATCTGGGGCAACATGGTCGTTGCCGGCCGCCTCGAACTCGGACCCGGCTCGACGGTCGGCGGGTTCGTCGAGGCCGAGAGCATCGTCGTCGGCCATGACGCCAAGATAAAAGGGCCAGTCAGGGTTCTGGAGACCGCCACCATCTGCGACAACGCGAGCCTCCATTCGATCAAGGCGGGGGGCAACGTCACCCTCCGACCCGGGGTCGATGTCGGTGCCGTGAACAGCGACGAGACGATCTTCGTCTACGGCAAGGTCACGAGCGAGCGTCTATTCGGCAGGGCCGTGAAAGTCTACGGAACCTGA
- a CDS encoding DUF116 domain-containing protein, with amino-acid sequence MSLFDSEIWIQLMTLIGEVTFFFILGMVLAAIALAIIAAASITRGKFYLPRILIPGMVLLEGLVKAFCKLLGLDDKDLITFFITLRNTMNTKAFSETPIEQRAVFLPQCLRSAQCPAHLTPEGLKCRNCGRCSVGENAEWLEKLGYRVFIVPGSTFIKRMVKKYHPRAIIGVGCLMEVKDGIDMSDRIGIIAIGVVNVKDGCVETIADWTAVRDTALLGIKPPSGSVDFHGPAE; translated from the coding sequence ATGAGTCTCTTCGATTCCGAGATCTGGATCCAGTTGATGACCCTCATCGGGGAGGTCACGTTCTTCTTCATCCTCGGGATGGTGCTTGCCGCAATAGCCCTCGCGATCATCGCCGCCGCCTCGATCACCAGGGGCAAGTTCTACCTGCCGAGGATCCTGATACCCGGCATGGTCCTTCTTGAGGGGCTCGTGAAGGCGTTCTGCAAACTCCTCGGGCTGGACGACAAGGATCTCATCACGTTCTTCATAACGCTCCGGAACACCATGAACACGAAGGCCTTCTCCGAGACACCCATCGAGCAGCGGGCGGTCTTCCTGCCCCAATGCCTGCGGTCGGCGCAATGTCCGGCGCACCTGACGCCGGAAGGCCTCAAATGCCGCAACTGCGGCCGTTGTTCGGTCGGGGAGAACGCGGAGTGGCTTGAGAAACTCGGGTACCGGGTATTCATCGTCCCGGGCTCGACGTTCATCAAACGGATGGTCAAGAAGTATCACCCGCGGGCGATCATCGGCGTCGGCTGCCTCATGGAAGTAAAAGACGGGATCGATATGTCCGATCGGATAGGGATCATCGCTATCGGCGTCGTGAACGTAAAAGACGGGTGCGTGGAGACGATAGCGGACTGGACCGCGGTGAGAGATACCGCCCTGCTCGGCATCAAACCCCCGTCAGGTTCCGTAGACTTTCACGGCCCTGCCGAATAG
- a CDS encoding PUA domain-containing protein, with amino-acid sequence MVSTEYSNDSSLRRIRTIADFQFGAGAGVAIFPDECTFQFSTTGRIRQVRLGKERLATVRAQDGRLTLGITAAALLCAHLAPPAYRVAVQEDVAPFVADGKNAMAKHVVAADEGIRAGDEVLVVTGDDVLLATGAALLSGREMLAFNYGVAVKVRQGRGSECFQEK; translated from the coding sequence ATGGTGTCAACCGAATACTCAAACGACAGTTCGCTTCGGCGGATCCGAACGATAGCTGACTTCCAGTTCGGTGCCGGGGCCGGGGTTGCGATCTTCCCCGACGAATGTACCTTCCAGTTCTCCACGACCGGGCGCATCCGCCAGGTGCGCCTCGGGAAGGAGAGACTTGCGACCGTTCGCGCACAGGACGGCCGCCTGACCCTCGGGATAACCGCAGCGGCGCTACTTTGCGCCCATCTCGCCCCCCCGGCCTACCGGGTGGCGGTGCAGGAGGACGTGGCGCCGTTCGTCGCAGACGGGAAGAACGCGATGGCAAAACACGTCGTCGCTGCCGACGAGGGCATCCGCGCAGGAGACGAGGTGCTGGTGGTGACCGGCGACGACGTGCTCCTCGCCACCGGGGCGGCCCTGCTCTCCGGGCGGGAGATGCTGGCATTTAATTACGGTGTAGCGGTAAAAGTACGGCAGGGGAGAGGATCCGAATGTTTCCAGGAAAAATAA
- a CDS encoding methyltransferase domain-containing protein, translated as MIETGERLLLVGEDREYFVTAGEGQFSTDRGMIDLGALAGMNPGDEVRTHLNVPFTVLRPRPTDFFVHAKRSGAPMLPKDIGTVIAYTGMNREDRVLDAGTGSGVAAIYFGNIAREVKTYEVRPEFARIAEKNIRNARLENVEVVAADMLEATGEFDVVHLDLTITPAHVEHAFSLLSPGGYLSCYTPFLEHTFVALDAATPLFRDVHCYECMERELTRSARGTRPSTRVAHSGYITVARK; from the coding sequence ATGATCGAGACAGGCGAACGTCTTCTCCTCGTCGGCGAAGACCGCGAGTACTTCGTGACGGCGGGCGAGGGGCAGTTCTCCACCGACCGGGGGATGATCGATCTCGGGGCCCTCGCGGGCATGAACCCGGGAGACGAGGTCCGGACCCACCTCAACGTCCCGTTCACCGTGCTGCGCCCCCGGCCGACCGACTTCTTCGTCCACGCAAAACGGAGCGGAGCGCCCATGCTCCCCAAGGACATCGGAACGGTGATCGCCTACACGGGGATGAACCGCGAGGACCGCGTCCTCGACGCCGGAACCGGGAGCGGGGTCGCCGCGATCTACTTCGGGAATATTGCCCGCGAGGTGAAGACCTATGAGGTGCGCCCGGAGTTCGCCCGGATTGCCGAGAAGAACATCAGGAACGCCCGCCTCGAGAACGTCGAGGTGGTCGCGGCCGATATGCTCGAGGCGACCGGCGAGTTCGACGTCGTTCACCTCGACCTCACGATAACGCCCGCGCACGTGGAGCACGCCTTCTCGCTCCTCTCGCCCGGCGGCTATCTCTCCTGCTACACGCCGTTCCTCGAGCACACGTTCGTCGCGCTCGATGCCGCAACGCCGCTCTTCCGGGACGTCCACTGCTACGAGTGCATGGAACGGGAACTGACGCGCTCCGCCCGGGGGACCCGTCCGTCGACCAGGGTCGCGCACAGCGGCTACATCACGGTCGCGCGAAAATAG
- a CDS encoding gamma carbonic anhydrase family protein, with amino-acid sequence MESGTVVGNRVFIAENATVIGDVSLGDDVSVWFGAVVRGDRDTITVGAGSNIQDNAVVHTTPGFPVTIGAEVSVGHGAILHGCTIRDRVLVGMGAVVLNCAVVGEGSIIGAGAVVTEGKEIPQNSLVLGVPGKVVRETTPEQQESILHNAREYVKLAGRYRHD; translated from the coding sequence ATGGAGAGCGGAACGGTTGTGGGGAACCGCGTCTTTATCGCAGAGAACGCAACAGTCATCGGAGACGTGAGCCTCGGCGACGACGTGAGCGTCTGGTTCGGCGCCGTGGTCCGGGGGGATCGGGATACGATCACGGTCGGAGCGGGCTCGAATATTCAGGACAACGCCGTCGTCCACACCACGCCCGGGTTTCCGGTCACCATCGGTGCGGAGGTCTCGGTCGGCCACGGCGCCATCCTGCACGGCTGCACCATTCGCGACCGGGTGCTCGTCGGGATGGGCGCCGTCGTCCTGAACTGCGCGGTGGTGGGCGAGGGTTCCATCATCGGCGCCGGCGCGGTGGTGACGGAGGGAAAGGAGATCCCGCAAAACTCGCTCGTCCTCGGCGTGCCCGGCAAAGTGGTCAGGGAGACGACGCCCGAGCAGCAGGAGAGCATCCTCCACAACGCGCGTGAATACGTCAAACTCGCAGGGAGGTACCGCCATGACTGA
- a CDS encoding geranylgeranylglycerol-phosphate geranylgeranyltransferase, with protein MSVSAFIRITRPHNAVVAGLTALIGYLIATGTLTPPSLLLAVIVALITAGGNVINDVRDVEIDRINRPDRPIPAGDISLAGARAYAAALFVGGIAIATLTTTLCLAIAIINSVILIVYAVRLKRTPVLGNVAVAYLAGSVFLFGGAFAGIEGLVRNLSLAAITFLATIARELLKDAEDVDGDAAGGARTLPMIVGVRKTGIFAFACACGAVAASLLPFGDWWGLFYLAGIAVVDLVILFGAFRGLSCTTPGCVRESNATSILRAGMFAALAVFAIAAVI; from the coding sequence ATGAGTGTCTCCGCATTCATCCGGATTACCCGTCCGCACAACGCCGTCGTTGCCGGCCTTACCGCGCTCATCGGCTATCTCATCGCCACCGGGACGCTCACGCCGCCGTCGCTCCTGCTCGCCGTGATCGTCGCGCTCATCACCGCCGGCGGGAACGTCATCAACGATGTCCGCGACGTTGAGATCGACCGGATCAACCGCCCCGACCGTCCCATACCGGCAGGAGATATCAGCCTTGCCGGTGCAAGGGCGTATGCAGCGGCGCTCTTTGTCGGGGGCATCGCGATTGCCACCCTGACGACGACCCTCTGCCTTGCGATCGCCATCATAAATTCAGTCATCCTCATCGTATACGCTGTCCGGCTGAAGCGCACCCCCGTCCTCGGCAACGTGGCTGTCGCCTACCTGGCGGGGAGCGTCTTCCTCTTCGGCGGAGCGTTTGCGGGCATCGAGGGGCTCGTCCGGAACCTCTCGCTCGCGGCGATCACGTTCCTCGCGACCATCGCACGGGAACTTCTAAAGGATGCGGAAGACGTCGACGGGGATGCGGCGGGAGGCGCACGCACCCTTCCCATGATCGTCGGCGTCCGGAAGACGGGAATATTCGCGTTCGCCTGCGCCTGCGGCGCCGTTGCGGCAAGCCTTCTCCCCTTCGGCGACTGGTGGGGCCTCTTTTATCTCGCTGGCATCGCGGTCGTGGATCTCGTCATCCTCTTCGGGGCCTTCCGGGGTCTTTCATGCACGACGCCGGGCTGCGTCCGGGAGTCAAATGCGACGTCGATCCTGCGAGCAGGTATGTTCGCCGCGCTTGCGGTCTTTGCGATTGCCGCGGTGATATGA
- the mtnA gene encoding S-methyl-5-thioribose-1-phosphate isomerase, giving the protein MPEGEEPYTIVWDTENECILYIDQTLLPGRYEQMRCATVDDLARAIRRLEIRGAPALGIAGAMGVALAAVRSRETDLERFLDEVGRAGDLLKGTRPTAVNLAWGIDRVQRKMALTASVAEAKSIAVAEANAIAEEDELTCRRLGGFGEELFPEKCTVLTHCNAGALACRCWGTALGTIRSAIAAGKDVRVIACETRPLNQGSRLTCWELARDGVDVTLIPDSSAAYLMRKGKIDLVVVGADRITQDAVFNKIGTYMHAVTAHHHRIPFYVAAPASTFDLSRREADVTVEERDRSELAYCGDVQLVPDDVNVLNYAFDATPLGLVDAIVTEIGVLRPPYTESFRLLGKNRENRP; this is encoded by the coding sequence ATGCCGGAAGGGGAAGAGCCCTACACCATCGTGTGGGATACAGAGAACGAGTGCATCCTCTACATCGACCAGACCCTGCTTCCCGGCCGGTACGAGCAGATGCGGTGTGCGACCGTCGACGACCTCGCCCGGGCGATCCGGAGGCTCGAGATCCGGGGAGCCCCGGCGCTCGGGATTGCCGGCGCGATGGGCGTGGCGCTCGCCGCCGTCCGGAGCAGAGAGACAGATCTCGAGCGGTTCCTCGACGAGGTCGGCCGGGCGGGGGACCTCCTCAAGGGCACCCGCCCGACCGCGGTCAACCTCGCATGGGGGATCGACCGCGTGCAGCGGAAGATGGCGCTGACCGCATCGGTCGCGGAGGCGAAGTCCATAGCGGTCGCCGAGGCGAACGCCATCGCAGAGGAGGACGAACTGACCTGCCGGAGGCTCGGCGGGTTCGGCGAAGAACTCTTCCCGGAGAAATGCACGGTGCTCACGCACTGCAACGCGGGAGCGCTCGCCTGCCGCTGCTGGGGGACGGCGCTCGGGACGATCCGGTCGGCGATTGCCGCCGGAAAAGACGTGCGGGTGATCGCCTGCGAGACCCGACCGCTCAACCAGGGCTCAAGGCTCACCTGCTGGGAACTTGCCCGGGACGGGGTCGACGTGACCCTCATCCCCGACTCGTCGGCGGCGTACCTGATGCGAAAGGGCAAGATCGACCTCGTCGTCGTCGGCGCCGACAGGATCACGCAGGACGCGGTCTTCAACAAGATCGGGACGTATATGCACGCCGTTACCGCTCATCACCACCGGATCCCGTTCTACGTCGCGGCGCCGGCCTCCACGTTCGACCTCTCCCGCAGGGAAGCGGATGTCACCGTTGAGGAGCGGGACCGCTCCGAGCTCGCATACTGCGGCGACGTGCAACTCGTGCCCGACGACGTAAACGTGCTCAACTACGCCTTCGACGCCACGCCGCTCGGCCTCGTCGATGCGATCGTCACCGAGATCGGGGTGCTGCGGCCGCCGTATACGGAGTCCTTCCGGCTGCTCGGGAAAAATAGGGAGAACCGACCATGA